In Variovorax paradoxus, a single genomic region encodes these proteins:
- the leuB gene encoding 3-isopropylmalate dehydrogenase, producing MKIAVLPGDGIGTEIVAEAVKVLNVLDLKFEMESALVGGAAYEAHGHPLPESTLKLAKESDAVLFGAVGDWKYDKLDRPLRPEQAILGLRKNLGLFANFRPAICYEQLVDASSLKPELIAGLDILIIRELTGDIYFGQPRGRRIATDGHFPGAEEAFDTMRYSRPEIERIARVAFEAARKRSKRVTSVDKNNVLETSQLWKDVMLDIAKEYPDVELDHMLVDNAAMQLVKAPKKFDVVVTGNMFGDILSDEAAMLTGSIGMLPSASLNSSNQGLYEPSHGSAPDIAGKGVANPLATILSAAMMLRFSLNQAEAADRIESAVKDVLASGLRTGDIWSEGTKRVGTREMGDAVVAAITKKTITG from the coding sequence ATGAAAATCGCAGTTCTTCCGGGTGACGGCATCGGCACCGAAATCGTGGCCGAAGCGGTCAAGGTGCTCAACGTGCTCGACCTGAAGTTCGAGATGGAATCGGCGCTGGTCGGCGGCGCGGCCTACGAGGCGCACGGCCACCCGCTGCCCGAGTCGACGCTCAAGCTGGCCAAGGAATCCGACGCGGTGCTGTTCGGCGCCGTCGGCGACTGGAAGTACGACAAGCTCGACCGGCCGCTGCGCCCCGAGCAGGCCATCCTGGGGCTGCGCAAGAACCTGGGCCTGTTTGCGAACTTCCGCCCGGCCATCTGCTACGAGCAGCTGGTGGACGCATCGAGCCTGAAGCCCGAGCTGATCGCCGGCCTCGACATCCTCATCATCCGCGAGCTGACCGGCGACATCTATTTCGGCCAGCCGCGTGGCCGTCGCATCGCGACGGACGGGCACTTCCCCGGCGCCGAAGAGGCTTTCGACACGATGCGCTATTCGCGCCCCGAGATCGAGCGCATCGCCCGCGTCGCCTTCGAGGCCGCCCGCAAGCGCAGCAAGCGCGTGACCAGCGTGGACAAGAACAACGTGCTGGAAACCTCGCAGCTGTGGAAAGACGTGATGCTCGACATCGCGAAGGAATATCCGGATGTCGAACTCGACCACATGCTGGTCGACAACGCGGCCATGCAGCTCGTGAAGGCGCCCAAGAAGTTCGACGTGGTGGTCACTGGCAACATGTTCGGCGACATCCTCTCGGACGAGGCCGCGATGCTCACCGGCTCCATCGGCATGCTGCCCTCGGCCTCGCTCAATTCGAGCAACCAGGGCCTGTACGAGCCCAGCCACGGCAGCGCGCCCGACATTGCCGGCAAAGGGGTTGCCAATCCTTTGGCTACAATACTGTCCGCTGCCATGATGCTCCGCTTCTCACTCAACCAAGCCGAGGCTGCCGACCGTATCGAGTCGGCGGTCAAGGACGTGCTGGCCTCCGGGCTGCGCACGGGTGACATCTGGTCAGAAGGTACGAAGCGCGTCGGCACCCGCGAAATGGGCGACGCGGTCGTTGCAGCAATCACCAAAAAGACGATTACCGGCTAA
- the leuD gene encoding 3-isopropylmalate dehydratase small subunit: MQKFTVHKGLVAPMDRENVDTDAIIPKQFLKSIKKTGFGVNLFDEWRYLDAGFPGQDPKSRKPNPDFVLNQPRYAGASVLLARKNFGCGSSREHAPWALDQYGFRAIIAPSYADIFFNNSFKNGLLPIVLSEAQVAQLFDETFAFPGYSLTIDLERQVVVKPDGQEFAFDVQAFRKYCLINGLDDIGLTLRHQDKIKAFEAERLAQKPWLAHTMLANA, encoded by the coding sequence ATGCAGAAATTCACCGTGCACAAGGGCCTCGTGGCACCGATGGACCGCGAGAACGTCGACACCGACGCGATCATTCCGAAGCAGTTCCTCAAGTCGATCAAGAAGACCGGCTTCGGCGTGAACCTGTTCGACGAGTGGCGCTACCTCGACGCCGGCTTTCCCGGCCAGGACCCGAAGAGCCGCAAGCCCAACCCCGACTTCGTGCTGAACCAGCCGCGCTACGCAGGCGCCTCGGTGCTGCTGGCGCGCAAGAACTTCGGCTGCGGCTCGTCGCGCGAGCATGCGCCATGGGCGCTCGACCAGTACGGCTTCCGCGCGATCATCGCGCCGAGCTACGCCGACATCTTCTTCAACAACAGCTTCAAGAACGGCCTGCTGCCGATCGTGCTGTCCGAAGCGCAAGTGGCCCAGCTGTTCGACGAGACCTTCGCTTTCCCCGGCTACTCGCTGACCATCGACCTGGAACGCCAGGTGGTGGTGAAGCCCGACGGCCAGGAGTTCGCGTTCGACGTGCAGGCCTTCCGCAAGTACTGCCTGATCAACGGGCTGGACGACATCGGCCTCACGCTGCGCCACCAGGACAAGATCAAGGCCTTCGAGGCCGAGCGCCTGGCGCAGAAGCCCTGGCTCGCGCATACGATGCTGGCCAACGCCTGA
- the leuC gene encoding 3-isopropylmalate dehydratase large subunit produces MARTLYDKIWDEHVVHTEEDGTAILYIDRHLVHEVTSPQAFEGLREAGRKLWRISSVVATADHNTPTTGWERGYEGIADPTSKEQVTTLDHNIAEFGAAAFFPFLSKRQGIVHVIGPESGATLPGMTVVCGDSHTSTHGAFGALAHGIGTSEVEHVMATQTLLGKKAKNMLVKVDGKLPLGCTAKDIVLAIIGKIGTAGGTGYTIEFAGSAIRDLSMEGRMTVCNMAIEAGARAGLVAVDEKTISYVKGRPLAPTGVEWDQAVSYWRTLQSDPGAKFDAVVELDAATIPPQVTWGTSPEMVVEINGRVPDPDKEKDANKRGAIERALVYMGLEPNKAMNDIFIDKVFIGSCTNSRIEDMREAAAVVKKLGQKVAKNVKLAMVVPGSGVVKEQAEREGLDVIFKAAGFEWREPGCSMCLAMNADRLEPGERCASTSNRNFEGRQGAGGRTHLVSPAMAAAAAVHGHFVDVRTFA; encoded by the coding sequence ATGGCACGCACCCTCTACGACAAGATCTGGGACGAACACGTCGTCCACACCGAGGAAGACGGCACCGCGATCCTCTACATCGACCGCCACCTGGTGCACGAAGTGACCAGCCCGCAAGCCTTCGAAGGCCTGCGCGAGGCCGGCCGCAAGCTGTGGCGCATTAGCTCCGTGGTGGCCACCGCCGACCACAACACGCCCACCACCGGCTGGGAACGCGGCTACGAAGGCATCGCCGACCCGACCAGCAAGGAGCAGGTCACCACGCTGGACCACAACATCGCCGAATTCGGCGCCGCCGCGTTCTTCCCCTTCCTGAGCAAGCGCCAGGGCATCGTGCACGTGATCGGCCCCGAGTCGGGCGCGACGCTGCCGGGCATGACGGTGGTGTGCGGCGACTCGCACACCTCCACGCACGGCGCGTTCGGCGCGCTGGCGCACGGCATCGGCACCAGCGAGGTCGAGCACGTCATGGCCACGCAGACGCTGCTGGGCAAGAAGGCGAAGAACATGCTCGTGAAGGTCGACGGCAAGCTGCCGCTGGGCTGCACGGCCAAGGACATCGTGCTGGCGATCATCGGCAAGATCGGCACCGCCGGCGGCACGGGCTACACCATCGAATTCGCGGGTTCGGCCATTCGCGACTTGAGCATGGAAGGCCGCATGACGGTCTGCAACATGGCCATCGAGGCCGGCGCGCGCGCCGGGCTGGTGGCGGTAGACGAAAAGACCATCAGCTACGTCAAGGGCCGCCCGCTCGCGCCCACCGGCGTGGAGTGGGACCAGGCCGTGAGCTACTGGCGCACGCTGCAGTCCGACCCCGGCGCCAAGTTCGACGCCGTGGTCGAGCTCGACGCCGCGACCATCCCGCCGCAAGTGACCTGGGGCACCTCGCCCGAGATGGTGGTCGAGATCAACGGCCGCGTGCCCGATCCCGACAAGGAAAAGGACGCCAACAAGCGCGGCGCCATCGAGCGCGCGCTGGTCTACATGGGCCTGGAGCCCAACAAGGCCATGAACGACATCTTCATCGACAAGGTGTTCATCGGTTCGTGCACCAACAGCCGCATCGAGGACATGCGCGAAGCCGCCGCCGTGGTGAAGAAGCTGGGCCAGAAGGTCGCGAAGAACGTGAAGCTCGCGATGGTCGTGCCCGGCTCGGGCGTGGTGAAGGAGCAGGCCGAGCGCGAAGGCCTCGACGTGATCTTCAAGGCCGCCGGCTTCGAATGGCGCGAGCCCGGCTGCTCGATGTGCCTGGCCATGAACGCCGACCGCCTGGAGCCCGGCGAGCGCTGCGCATCCACCAGCAACCGCAACTTCGAAGGCCGCCAGGGCGCCGGTGGCCGCACCCACCTCGTGAGCCCGGCCATGGCCGCCGCCGCCGCCGTGCACGGCCACTTCGTCGACGTGCGCACCTTCGCCTGA
- a CDS encoding LysR substrate-binding domain-containing protein has product MSTSERNFARRIDLTSLQLFVAVCELGSIGRASEREFIAASAISKRLSDLEATLGTTLLYRHARGVDLTPAGESLLHHARSVLYSLEKMQGELSEYADGVRGHVRVHANISAIVQFLPEDLGVFTRAHEAIKIDLEEHLSSEVIRAVQEGAADLGVCHVAGGAGELQSLSYRHDRLALIVPTGHALAPQGAIDFIDSLDFDHVGLHTNSSIYVAMHEAALNAGRSIKLRIHVTGLDAMCRMIENGLGIGVMPQRAFELMQNGIGRGLVSVALNDAWAAREIRLVARDFSTLPVAARSLVNHLHAAADTGEQLAA; this is encoded by the coding sequence ATGAGCACGTCAGAACGCAACTTCGCCCGCCGCATCGACCTCACGTCGTTGCAGTTGTTCGTGGCCGTGTGCGAACTGGGCAGCATCGGCCGCGCGTCGGAGCGAGAGTTCATCGCGGCATCGGCCATCAGCAAGCGGCTGTCCGACCTCGAAGCCACGCTCGGGACCACCCTGCTCTACCGCCATGCCCGCGGGGTCGACCTCACGCCGGCCGGCGAAAGCCTGCTGCACCATGCCCGCTCGGTGCTCTACAGCCTCGAGAAGATGCAGGGCGAACTCAGCGAATACGCCGACGGCGTGCGCGGCCATGTGCGGGTGCACGCCAACATCTCGGCCATCGTGCAGTTCCTGCCTGAAGACCTGGGCGTGTTCACGCGGGCGCACGAGGCCATCAAGATCGACCTCGAGGAGCACCTGAGCAGCGAAGTGATCCGCGCGGTGCAGGAAGGCGCGGCCGACCTCGGCGTGTGCCACGTGGCCGGCGGCGCGGGCGAGCTGCAGAGCCTGTCGTACCGGCACGACCGCCTGGCGCTCATCGTTCCAACGGGCCATGCGCTGGCACCGCAGGGCGCCATCGACTTCATCGATTCGCTCGATTTCGACCACGTCGGGCTGCACACCAACAGCTCGATCTATGTCGCCATGCACGAGGCGGCGCTTAACGCAGGGCGCAGCATCAAGCTGCGCATCCACGTCACCGGCCTGGACGCCATGTGCCGCATGATCGAGAACGGCCTGGGCATCGGCGTGATGCCGCAGCGCGCCTTCGAGCTGATGCAGAACGGCATCGGCCGCGGCTTGGTGAGCGTCGCCCTGAATGACGCCTGGGCCGCGCGAGAGATCCGCCTCGTGGCGCGCGACTTTTCCACGCTGCCGGTGGCGGCGCGCTCGCTGGTGAATCACCTGCACGCGGCCGCGGACACCGGCGAGCAGCTCGCGGCCTAG
- a CDS encoding autotransporter outer membrane beta-barrel domain-containing protein, translated as MSVVAVLGAAPFVSASAQSVVIGTTGSGGLGVGIGGDGGAGGIGGGGGGGSGGAPAGGGGGGYGAGGGGAGFTYGSNSGGAGGPGKGGDGGSDTWGQGGAGSNGGASGTNGVQGADGPFGPKNGGNALAAIAEGSTFGGLTSATFSADRTVNGSLGIGGGGGGGAGASGTAAGGDGSSGGAGELTISAGTTTVTGAIVIGGSGGGGGGGSGNANGGRGGDGGNGQLTVSDGKLVADSIVIGGSSGGKGSGGATSGLAGAGATGTLTVTGGSMNVAHGVTVNGNGQVDFKPDAGTQVTAGYAISGAGSVSQTGAGTTVMTGDNTYTGGTTISAGTLQIGAGGTTGSIVGKVSNAGTLVFDRSNTLTFNGTISGTGQVQQIGSGTLELTGANSYEGGTLIGGGTLKVAGDGALGAATGALTFNGGGTLQSTGAFTSARDVTLAGAGSIVSKGALSMSGVFTGNGALDVQAGSGDITLTNAGNDFGGAVSLSGATVQINDKNALTLGTLNTGALTATSHGNLQFQGGGSASSIDVRSNDGAVTQTGALSVMGKLSVDAGTGSIALNNTSNSFQGPVSLAGQNISVASSGDLSVTTLANGIDGAVSLVAGGALALPNAAIDTGTAALTLAANGAALGIAHELSGGNISITGRKGVTLQADVSTKGTLTLASDGSVMQTAGVVTAGTLTGSAGSVSMNQANQIGALGDFTAVGAFSLRNAQALQVTGNVAASSVALDVAQGVVVTGSISATGNKGEVISVASDTRLQVGNGGTTGVLAGNVSNDGTLAFNRSDALTFAGAIGGKGALVQQGQGTLVLTGANSYTGGTTVKAGVLQGNATSLQGDIVNDATVVFEQTKAGGGGTYAGTMSGTGSLRKIGDGELVLASVNSYSGGTSVEAGTLNASVTGALGSGPVSVANGAAVLFSGKADMGAVTLSNGPDGLINFVGSVTAGQAAIVNGKGGTVRISELTANGTSIGSLGGAGQVVLGAKTLTTGGLNADTEISGVVSGTGGSLVKVGTGALTLSGANTYTGGTTLRQGRLNVGHSQALGGGTLSMDDDTTLGFSADGLTIANTIHLTGQLDPIIDTGAFSGTLSGAISGGGFITKEGTGTLTLSGANTYTGATNVAQGTLKAGAANTFSAASAHSVAAGATLDLAGFNQTLASLANSGTVSLAGAAAGTTLTVNGNYVGNNGVLKLGTALNGTGPSDRLVINGGTASGKTSVQIANLGGLGALTTGNGIEVVTAQNGAKTTAQTTRDAFSLAGGHVDAGAYEYRLYAADASGAGESWYLRSSINAVTPTNPAGVPVVTYRAEASLYAALPGQLRQGNLAMLGDLRKRVGDDDVKGTAPSATGAERRAWARVLSTDIDIQQGGAVSPTSKGRLTGFQAGTDLLATPNWRAGIYVGQLDGDARVNGFASGIQNLGVGRNDLRSQYVGVYGTYTSDSGFYADAVVQSGRHRYTVEPLMGLGAAGKGNSLLGSIEVGQAFPIGSSGWTVEPQLQLIHQHMDLSNSAIVGAIAQPQADSGWVARAGVRVKGQIDTGMGALQPYGRFNVYKTSSGADIARFVNGATTTDIAAPTGGTNTELAGGFTLGLNASTSLYGEVGKLWSSGGDAKVKSGISGSLGVRVKW; from the coding sequence ATGAGCGTGGTGGCCGTGCTCGGCGCGGCACCGTTCGTTTCCGCATCGGCGCAAAGCGTGGTGATCGGCACCACGGGCAGCGGCGGCCTCGGCGTGGGCATCGGTGGCGACGGCGGAGCCGGCGGCATCGGCGGCGGTGGTGGCGGCGGCAGCGGCGGCGCGCCCGCGGGCGGCGGCGGCGGCGGCTACGGAGCGGGCGGCGGTGGCGCCGGCTTCACGTACGGTTCCAACAGCGGTGGCGCCGGCGGCCCGGGCAAGGGCGGCGATGGCGGCTCCGACACATGGGGCCAGGGCGGCGCGGGCAGCAACGGTGGCGCATCGGGCACCAACGGCGTCCAGGGGGCGGACGGCCCGTTCGGTCCGAAGAACGGCGGCAACGCCCTGGCCGCCATTGCGGAGGGCTCCACGTTCGGCGGCCTCACCAGCGCGACTTTCTCGGCAGACAGGACGGTGAACGGCTCGCTGGGCATCGGCGGCGGCGGCGGCGGTGGTGCCGGCGCCAGCGGCACGGCCGCGGGTGGTGACGGATCGAGCGGCGGCGCGGGCGAACTCACGATTTCGGCCGGAACCACGACCGTGACCGGCGCCATCGTCATCGGCGGCTCGGGCGGCGGCGGCGGTGGCGGCAGCGGCAACGCGAACGGCGGCAGGGGCGGCGATGGCGGCAACGGGCAGCTGACCGTCAGCGACGGCAAGTTGGTCGCCGACAGCATCGTCATCGGCGGCAGCAGCGGCGGCAAGGGCTCTGGAGGCGCGACCAGCGGCCTGGCCGGAGCGGGCGCCACCGGAACGCTGACGGTCACCGGCGGCAGCATGAACGTGGCGCACGGTGTCACCGTGAACGGCAACGGGCAGGTCGACTTCAAGCCGGACGCCGGAACCCAGGTCACGGCCGGCTACGCCATCTCGGGCGCCGGCAGCGTCTCGCAGACGGGCGCCGGCACCACGGTGATGACCGGCGACAACACCTACACCGGCGGCACCACGATCAGCGCCGGCACCCTGCAGATCGGCGCGGGCGGCACGACCGGCAGCATCGTCGGCAAGGTCAGCAACGCCGGCACGCTGGTGTTCGACCGCTCGAACACACTCACCTTCAACGGCACCATCAGCGGCACCGGCCAGGTGCAGCAGATCGGCAGCGGCACGCTCGAGCTGACGGGCGCCAACAGCTACGAGGGCGGCACGCTGATCGGCGGCGGCACGCTGAAGGTGGCCGGCGACGGGGCGCTGGGCGCGGCCACGGGCGCGCTCACCTTCAACGGCGGCGGCACGCTGCAGAGCACGGGCGCCTTCACCAGCGCGCGCGACGTGACGCTGGCCGGCGCCGGCAGCATCGTGAGCAAGGGTGCGCTGTCGATGAGCGGCGTCTTCACCGGCAACGGTGCGCTCGACGTGCAGGCGGGTTCGGGCGACATCACCCTGACCAATGCCGGCAACGACTTCGGCGGCGCCGTGAGCCTGAGCGGCGCCACGGTGCAGATCAACGACAAGAACGCGCTGACGCTGGGCACGCTGAATACCGGCGCGCTCACCGCCACGAGCCACGGCAACCTGCAGTTCCAGGGCGGCGGCTCGGCATCGTCCATCGATGTCCGCAGCAACGACGGCGCGGTGACGCAGACCGGCGCGTTGTCTGTGATGGGAAAACTGTCGGTCGATGCAGGCACGGGCAGCATCGCGCTGAACAACACGAGCAACAGCTTCCAGGGCCCCGTCTCGCTCGCCGGCCAGAACATTTCCGTTGCCTCCAGCGGAGATCTTTCGGTGACAACGCTGGCCAACGGCATCGACGGTGCCGTCAGCCTGGTGGCCGGCGGTGCGCTGGCGCTGCCCAACGCGGCGATCGACACCGGCACGGCCGCGCTGACGCTGGCCGCCAACGGTGCCGCGCTCGGCATCGCGCATGAGCTGAGCGGCGGCAACATCTCCATCACCGGCCGCAAGGGCGTGACGCTCCAGGCCGACGTGAGCACCAAGGGCACGCTGACCCTGGCGAGCGACGGCAGCGTGATGCAGACCGCGGGCGTCGTGACCGCCGGCACGCTGACCGGCAGCGCGGGCAGCGTCTCGATGAACCAGGCCAACCAGATTGGCGCGCTGGGCGACTTCACGGCCGTCGGTGCCTTCAGCCTCAGGAACGCGCAGGCGCTGCAGGTGACGGGCAACGTCGCCGCGTCGAGCGTGGCGCTCGATGTAGCCCAGGGCGTCGTGGTCACCGGCTCCATCAGCGCCACCGGCAACAAGGGCGAAGTGATCTCGGTGGCCAGCGACACTCGCCTGCAGGTCGGCAACGGCGGCACTACGGGCGTGCTGGCAGGCAACGTGAGCAACGACGGCACGCTCGCCTTCAACCGCTCCGACGCATTGACTTTCGCGGGCGCCATCGGCGGCAAGGGCGCGCTGGTGCAGCAAGGCCAGGGCACGCTGGTGCTCACCGGCGCCAACAGCTACACCGGCGGCACCACCGTGAAGGCCGGCGTACTGCAAGGCAACGCCACGAGCCTGCAGGGCGACATCGTGAACGACGCGACCGTCGTCTTCGAGCAGACCAAGGCCGGCGGCGGCGGCACCTATGCCGGCACCATGAGCGGCACCGGCAGCCTGCGCAAGATTGGCGACGGTGAACTCGTGCTCGCCTCGGTCAACAGCTACAGCGGCGGCACCTCGGTCGAAGCCGGCACGCTGAACGCCAGCGTCACCGGCGCACTGGGTAGCGGACCGGTCTCGGTCGCCAACGGCGCCGCCGTGCTTTTCAGCGGCAAGGCCGACATGGGCGCGGTAACGCTCTCCAACGGTCCCGACGGCCTCATCAACTTTGTCGGCAGCGTGACCGCGGGGCAGGCCGCCATCGTGAACGGCAAGGGCGGCACCGTCCGCATCAGCGAACTCACGGCCAACGGCACATCGATCGGCTCGCTCGGCGGCGCGGGCCAGGTGGTCCTCGGCGCCAAGACGCTGACCACCGGCGGGCTGAACGCCGACACGGAGATCTCGGGCGTCGTCTCCGGCACCGGCGGCTCGCTGGTGAAAGTGGGCACGGGCGCGCTGACGCTGTCGGGCGCCAACACCTACACGGGCGGCACGACGCTGCGCCAGGGGCGCCTGAACGTCGGCCACAGCCAGGCCCTGGGCGGCGGCACGCTGTCGATGGACGACGACACGACGCTGGGCTTCAGCGCCGACGGCCTGACCATCGCCAACACCATCCATCTGACTGGCCAGCTCGATCCGATCATCGACACCGGCGCGTTCTCGGGCACGCTGAGCGGCGCCATCTCCGGCGGCGGCTTCATCACCAAGGAAGGCACGGGCACGCTGACGCTGTCGGGCGCCAACACCTACACCGGTGCCACCAACGTGGCGCAGGGCACGCTGAAGGCCGGCGCCGCCAACACCTTCAGCGCGGCCTCGGCGCACAGCGTGGCCGCGGGCGCGACGCTGGACCTGGCCGGCTTCAACCAGACGCTCGCCTCGCTGGCCAACAGCGGCACCGTCTCGCTGGCGGGCGCGGCGGCCGGTACCACGCTGACCGTGAACGGCAACTACGTGGGCAACAACGGCGTGCTCAAGCTCGGCACCGCGCTCAACGGCACGGGACCGTCGGACCGCCTGGTCATCAACGGCGGCACCGCCAGCGGCAAGACCAGCGTGCAGATCGCCAACCTGGGCGGCCTGGGCGCGCTGACCACCGGCAACGGCATCGAGGTGGTCACCGCGCAGAACGGCGCGAAGACCACCGCGCAGACCACCAGGGACGCGTTCTCGCTGGCAGGCGGCCATGTGGACGCCGGCGCCTACGAGTACCGCCTGTACGCCGCCGACGCCAGCGGCGCGGGCGAGAGCTGGTATCTGCGCTCCAGCATCAACGCAGTCACGCCGACCAACCCGGCGGGTGTGCCGGTGGTCACCTACCGGGCGGAAGCCTCGCTCTATGCGGCGCTGCCGGGCCAGCTGCGCCAGGGCAACCTCGCGATGCTGGGCGACCTGCGCAAGCGCGTGGGCGACGACGACGTGAAGGGCACCGCGCCCAGCGCGACCGGCGCCGAGCGCCGCGCCTGGGCCCGCGTGCTGTCCACCGACATCGACATCCAGCAGGGCGGCGCCGTCTCGCCCACCAGCAAGGGCCGTTTGACCGGCTTCCAGGCCGGCACCGATCTGCTGGCCACGCCCAACTGGCGCGCCGGCATCTACGTCGGCCAGCTCGACGGCGATGCGCGCGTGAATGGCTTTGCCAGCGGCATCCAGAACCTCGGCGTCGGCCGCAATGATTTGCGCAGCCAGTACGTGGGCGTGTACGGCACCTACACCAGCGACAGCGGCTTCTATGCCGACGCCGTGGTGCAGTCGGGCCGTCACCGCTACACGGTCGAGCCGCTCATGGGCCTCGGCGCGGCCGGCAAGGGCAACAGCCTGCTGGGCTCGATCGAGGTGGGCCAGGCCTTCCCGATCGGCAGCAGCGGCTGGACCGTCGAGCCGCAACTGCAATTGATCCACCAGCACATGGACCTGAGCAACTCGGCCATCGTCGGCGCCATCGCGCAGCCGCAGGCCGACAGCGGATGGGTCGCGCGTGCAGGTGTTCGGGTGAAAGGCCAGATCGATACCGGCATGGGCGCGCTGCAGCCGTACGGCCGCTTCAACGTCTACAAGACCTCGAGCGGCGCCGACATCGCGCGCTTCGTGAACGGCGCGACGACGACGGACATCGCGGCGCCCACGGGCGGCACGAACACCGAGCTGGCCGGCGGCTTCACGCTGGGCCTGAATGCGTCGACCAGCCTTTATGGCGAAGTCGGCAAGCTGTGGTCCTCGGGCGGCGACGCCAAGGTAAAGAGCGGCATCAGCGGCTCGCTGGGCGTGCGCGTGAAGTGGTGA
- the gltA gene encoding citrate synthase, protein MKASDTKATLSFSNGGDSVDLPIYKGTVGPDVIDIRKLYAQTGMFTYDPGFMSTAACQSAITYIDGDKGELLYRGYPIEQLATNCDFLETCHLLLYGELPDQAKKENFTKVVTNHTMVNEQMQFFLRGFRRDAHPMAIMTGLVGALSAFYHDSTDINNPEHREIAAIRLIAKMPTLVAMAYKYTIGQPYMYPKNDLSYAGNFLHMMFATPCEEYKVNPVLERALDRIFILHADHEQNASTSTVRLCGSSGTNPFAAIAAGVACLWGPAHGGANEAALNMLYDIQKEGGVEKIGEFIKKVKDKNSNVKLMGFGHRVYKNYDPRAKLMQETCNEVLTELGLENDPLFKLAKELEKIALEDEYFVSRKLYPNVDFYSGIVQRAIGIPVPLFTAIFALARTVGWIAQLNEMIGDPEYKIGRPRQLFEGSPKRDVKPITAR, encoded by the coding sequence ATGAAAGCATCCGATACCAAGGCCACGCTGTCGTTCAGCAACGGCGGCGACAGCGTCGACCTGCCGATCTACAAGGGCACCGTGGGCCCCGACGTGATCGACATCCGCAAGCTGTACGCACAGACCGGCATGTTCACGTACGACCCGGGCTTCATGTCGACCGCCGCTTGCCAGTCGGCCATCACGTACATCGATGGCGACAAGGGCGAACTGCTGTATCGCGGCTACCCCATCGAGCAACTCGCCACCAACTGCGACTTCCTCGAGACCTGCCACCTGCTGCTGTACGGTGAACTGCCGGACCAGGCCAAGAAGGAAAACTTCACCAAGGTCGTGACGAACCACACCATGGTGAACGAGCAGATGCAGTTCTTCCTGCGCGGCTTCCGCCGTGATGCCCACCCGATGGCCATCATGACCGGCCTCGTGGGCGCCCTGTCGGCCTTCTATCACGACAGCACGGACATCAACAATCCCGAGCACCGCGAGATCGCCGCGATCCGCCTGATCGCGAAGATGCCCACGCTCGTGGCCATGGCGTACAAGTACACGATCGGCCAGCCGTACATGTACCCGAAGAACGACCTGAGCTACGCCGGCAACTTCCTGCACATGATGTTCGCCACGCCGTGCGAAGAGTACAAGGTGAACCCGGTGCTCGAGCGCGCGCTCGACCGCATCTTCATCCTGCACGCGGACCACGAGCAGAACGCCTCGACCTCGACGGTGCGCCTGTGCGGCTCGTCGGGCACGAACCCCTTCGCGGCCATCGCGGCCGGCGTGGCCTGCCTCTGGGGCCCTGCCCACGGCGGCGCCAACGAAGCAGCACTGAACATGCTGTACGACATCCAGAAGGAAGGCGGCGTCGAGAAGATCGGCGAGTTCATCAAGAAGGTCAAGGACAAGAACTCGAACGTCAAGCTCATGGGCTTCGGCCACCGCGTGTACAAGAACTACGACCCGCGCGCCAAGCTGATGCAGGAAACCTGCAACGAAGTGCTGACCGAGCTGGGCCTGGAAAACGACCCGCTGTTCAAGCTGGCCAAGGAACTGGAAAAGATCGCCCTGGAAGACGAGTACTTCGTGTCGCGCAAGCTCTACCCGAACGTCGACTTCTACTCGGGCATCGTGCAGCGCGCCATCGGCATCCCGGTGCCACTGTTCACCGCGATCTTCGCGCTGGCCCGCACGGTCGGCTGGATCGCCCAGCTGAACGAAATGATCGGCGACCCCGAGTACAAGATCGGCCGCCCGCGTCAGCTGTTCGAAGGCTCGCCCAAGCGTGACGTGAAGCCGATCACGGCTCGCTGA
- a CDS encoding succinate dehydrogenase assembly factor 2: MQPAADLDQPISERALSKLKWRCRRGLLENDLFIARFFERHESRMTVGQAGAMETLMDLSDNDLLDLLLCRKEPEPEWAGAEVVALLQLMRTDGAQRPAISPSS, encoded by the coding sequence ATGCAACCCGCCGCCGACCTCGACCAGCCGATCAGCGAACGTGCGCTGAGCAAGCTGAAATGGCGCTGCCGGCGCGGACTGCTCGAGAACGACCTGTTCATCGCCCGCTTCTTCGAGCGACACGAATCCCGCATGACCGTGGGTCAAGCGGGAGCGATGGAGACACTGATGGACCTGTCGGACAACGATCTCCTCGACCTCCTTCTTTGCAGAAAGGAGCCCGAGCCCGAATGGGCCGGGGCCGAGGTGGTCGCATTGCTGCAGCTGATGCGCACCGACGGTGCGCAGCGGCCCGCAATTTCTCCTTCGTCCTGA